The window CGCTGCCAAAAAGCTCTGCATTCCTGGTGGTTACAACGCTTGAGAAAAATGGGTACCTGCAAAAGAACAAGCAGACGGGCCATTATTGTTTTGGGCTCAAGCTCATCAGTCTTAGCCGGAGCGCGCTGGAAAATCTCGACCTGCGCCAAGTGGCTCGGCCGTTCTTGCAGAGGCTTGCGCAGGAGACCCGGCTTACAGTTCATTTGGCAGTCCTGGAACGGGGAGAGGCAGTCCTCATCGATAAGATTGAGGCGCCGGGGCTGGTCAAGTTAGCTACATGGGTCGGTCGTCGGATGGATGTAAACTGCACAGGCGTAGGAAAAGCACTGATCGCTTTCCTTCCAAAGGACTCTTTCGATCAGCAGGTCAGGGGCAAGGTTCTGGCGAAGCACAATGATCAAACCATCGTGTCTGCTCGTGGTCTTGAGAAGGAACTCGCTCGCGTCAGGGAGTCGGGCTATTCCTTTGACGACGAGGAGGATGAAATTGGACTCCGCTGCGTCGGAGCCCCTATTTTCGATTACAACAGTGCTGTAATCGCGGCGTTGAGTGTAGCAGGAACTGTAAATCAGCTCCCGCTGGAGCTAGTGCCGGACGTAGGTGCCAAAGTCAAACAAACGGCTGCCGCCATTTCTACAAGGTTCGGTTTCTCTTGAGTACTGCGGAAACAAACCGGGCTGGAATCCAGGATATCCTGGCTTATGACGGCCATCATCAGGAAAGCGTTGAAGACCAATAGAAGACCCACCAGGCGTGATTTGTTAACCCTTATGGGCGCGACGTTATTGCAACCGGCAGTGTCAAGGTGTGCAGACTTCGTTCAAAACCAGGCTTCGACTCCCATTCGATTTGCGCTGCACCCGATTCCCTTTCGACTCGAGACAGACGAGACCTTGAAGGCTCCGCACGCTCCGGCAACGATGGCCGGAGGGGTCGGTGTATTTGACTACAATCAAGACGGACGCCCGGACATTTTTTTCACTAATGGTGCGAACATCGCGACGTTGAAGAAGGACAAGCCAAAGTACTCCAACCGGCTGTTTCGTAACGACGGCAACGGGGTATTCACGGATGTGACGGACAGGGCTGGCCTGGCCGGCACGGGATACGACATTGGCGTGGCAATCGGTGATTACGACAACGACGGTTATCCCGATTTG of the Acidobacteriota bacterium genome contains:
- a CDS encoding IclR family transcriptional regulator — its product is MKSSGVPSVERALRIFELLSHSQRGLSLSEISRTLALPKSSAFLVVTTLEKNGYLQKNKQTGHYCFGLKLISLSRSALENLDLRQVARPFLQRLAQETRLTVHLAVLERGEAVLIDKIEAPGLVKLATWVGRRMDVNCTGVGKALIAFLPKDSFDQQVRGKVLAKHNDQTIVSARGLEKELARVRESGYSFDDEEDEIGLRCVGAPIFDYNSAVIAALSVAGTVNQLPLELVPDVGAKVKQTAAAISTRFGFS